In the Paenibacillus sp. FSL H7-0357 genome, one interval contains:
- a CDS encoding PspC domain-containing protein yields MTKLFRSERDKKLTGLCGGLARTLNIDATLIRLLVAVTAVFSFGTVALIYIVASLIVPKEPITSFTDDYHSF; encoded by the coding sequence ATGACAAAACTATTCCGTTCCGAAAGAGACAAAAAGCTTACCGGCTTATGCGGAGGATTGGCCCGTACACTGAACATTGACGCCACACTTATTAGACTGCTTGTTGCGGTCACTGCCGTCTTCAGCTTCGGCACCGTTGCTCTCATTTATATAGTGGCCAGCCTCATTGTCCCTAAAGAGCCTATTACCAGCTTCACGGATGACTACCATTCTTTTTAA
- a CDS encoding YfbR-like 5'-deoxynucleotidase, whose translation MGIHKYFRSLNELERIIRCPGKFKFEEHSVAAHSWKVVQYAKTLADIEEKHGAVIDWKKLYEITSSHDYGEIFIGDIKTPVKHSSLQLRSLIQQVEEGMVHNFIEEHIPEDFKSIFFHQLREGKDESLEGLILEVADKMDQVYEAFAELQRGNTEKEFVVMYRNALIKIKNIDLKCVEYFLAEILPDMVNEETLSSIDIKRITEEALAL comes from the coding sequence ATGGGTATTCATAAATATTTCCGCTCTCTGAACGAACTGGAACGGATCATCCGCTGTCCGGGGAAATTTAAATTCGAGGAGCACAGTGTAGCGGCCCATTCCTGGAAGGTCGTGCAGTACGCCAAAACCTTGGCAGATATCGAAGAAAAGCATGGTGCAGTTATTGACTGGAAGAAGCTATACGAGATTACGAGCAGCCACGATTACGGTGAAATTTTTATCGGCGATATCAAAACACCGGTCAAACATTCCTCGCTGCAGCTGCGTTCTTTAATCCAGCAGGTCGAGGAAGGCATGGTCCACAATTTCATTGAAGAGCATATTCCCGAGGATTTCAAAAGCATCTTCTTTCATCAATTGCGTGAAGGCAAGGATGAATCGCTGGAGGGGCTGATTCTGGAGGTAGCCGACAAGATGGATCAGGTCTACGAGGCATTCGCCGAACTGCAAAGAGGTAATACGGAAAAGGAGTTTGTGGTTATGTACCGCAATGCTCTGATCAAAATCAAGAACATAGACCTGAAATGCGTGGAATATTTCCTGGCTGAGATTTTGCCGGATATGGTCAATGAGGAAACACTGTCCTCCATCGATATCAAACGGATCACGGAAGAGGCACTGGCTCTGTAG
- a CDS encoding CPBP family intramembrane glutamic endopeptidase encodes MLWSLFIAILLSFSFRIVQKVIGLIYKQHLRFSVYYWGIMVIIASLLIKNTYVYSFPKNLSTVLPLFLIILIVNCLISRSSGYSPSGRFDRFNFVIIYPVLEEIAFRGLALPVLTRHHSLGQIHHTPVIELSFAVVITAALFAVSHLQYYKLNSQSIRFMIFAFAGGLFFGLIAQVTESIALTVPLHIAFNGSAAFYAYLIAKKQSNSMFS; translated from the coding sequence ATGCTGTGGTCTTTGTTCATCGCGATTCTATTATCGTTTTCGTTCAGGATTGTTCAAAAAGTAATTGGGCTTATCTATAAGCAGCATCTACGGTTCTCTGTCTATTATTGGGGAATTATGGTTATCATTGCAAGCTTATTAATAAAAAACACTTATGTCTACAGCTTCCCGAAGAATCTGTCTACGGTGCTGCCTTTATTCCTTATCATTCTGATTGTCAATTGCCTCATCTCGAGATCCTCCGGCTATTCTCCCTCAGGCAGGTTTGACCGGTTCAACTTCGTGATTATCTATCCCGTGCTCGAAGAGATTGCCTTCCGAGGGCTGGCTCTGCCCGTTCTCACCCGTCATCACAGCCTCGGCCAAATTCATCATACGCCTGTAATCGAACTCAGCTTCGCTGTCGTAATCACAGCTGCGCTCTTTGCAGTCTCCCATTTACAATATTATAAGCTGAACAGCCAGAGCATCAGATTTATGATATTCGCATTTGCCGGCGGGCTGTTCTTTGGGCTGATCGCCCAGGTAACAGAGTCTATTGCGCTCACTGTCCCACTGCATATCGCTTTCAACGGTTCAGCGGCCTTTTATGCGTATTTGATCGCCAAGAAACAATCCAACTCTATGTTTAGCTGA
- a CDS encoding protein phosphatase 2C domain-containing protein: protein MKMERDKIKFSWVGSHAMYLDDPAIMNFGNMAIGCYGGNTAAGADKNEDGLFVLLDPDGSWEFIMLLDAHKTAESAELLVSTIDSVASEITGHLSQPISHAFDTLQEYLLSLFTSEAFINRCREVTGETACLLCARKENYIWWLSVGDNSLYLLHPDLAARGQFLLNQRNYYEWIGYANTFAQPVPCYSTGVRELREGHQVLVMTTDGLLEYGAQSYANPQKLFDAFYSARDMKECIGAALMEVHQEKGRDSATVIAWSFDNKRTATTPSDQ, encoded by the coding sequence ATGAAAATGGAACGGGATAAGATTAAGTTTAGCTGGGTAGGCAGTCACGCAATGTACCTTGACGATCCAGCGATAATGAATTTTGGTAATATGGCTATCGGCTGTTATGGCGGAAATACTGCAGCAGGTGCGGACAAAAACGAAGACGGCCTCTTTGTATTGCTTGACCCGGACGGAAGCTGGGAGTTCATTATGTTGCTGGATGCCCATAAAACGGCAGAAAGTGCAGAGCTGCTGGTTAGCACCATTGACAGTGTAGCCAGTGAAATTACCGGACATCTATCACAGCCCATATCACACGCTTTTGATACTTTACAGGAGTATCTATTATCCCTCTTTACCTCGGAAGCCTTCATTAACAGATGCAGGGAAGTGACCGGTGAAACGGCATGCCTGCTCTGCGCCCGCAAAGAGAATTACATATGGTGGCTGTCTGTCGGTGACAACTCACTCTACCTGCTTCATCCGGACCTCGCTGCCCGGGGGCAATTCTTATTGAACCAGCGGAATTATTATGAATGGATCGGGTATGCCAACACCTTTGCCCAGCCTGTTCCCTGCTATTCAACTGGAGTCAGAGAACTGAGAGAAGGACATCAAGTGCTCGTCATGACGACTGACGGTCTTCTGGAATATGGGGCACAGTCCTATGCAAATCCGCAAAAGCTGTTTGATGCTTTCTATTCGGCAAGGGATATGAAGGAGTGCATCGGTGCTGCGCTAATGGAGGTACATCAGGAAAAAGGCCGTGACAGTGCAACTGTCATTGCCTGGAGCTTCGATAATAAGAGGACAGCAACGACGCCAAGTGACCAGTGA
- a CDS encoding class I SAM-dependent methyltransferase, with protein MSKAGAFAAALDSYWHYTQMPWGRLFYQTAWDQIDRFLGEQAQAILDIGCGFGISSNEYSRKGHRVTAVEPAHEMIELAKKAGPEVSYLENSFEEASGSLGKYDWIFCHNIFEYTENPQPFIQQISNCQATNGYLSLIAHNPVAKVMKKAIFNKDPEDALASIGSSREYSGIIQTDITVYPYSQLVEWLNEAGYEIEGHFGIHNLYGYIADNELKQTEEWHNQTMRLELEIGNHSPYRDIAIFTHIIAKKSN; from the coding sequence ATGAGTAAGGCGGGTGCTTTTGCAGCGGCATTGGATTCCTATTGGCATTATACGCAAATGCCTTGGGGCCGATTATTTTATCAGACGGCTTGGGATCAAATAGACCGGTTCTTAGGTGAGCAAGCACAGGCTATATTGGACATCGGCTGCGGCTTCGGTATTTCCAGTAATGAGTACAGCAGGAAAGGGCATCGGGTAACTGCGGTAGAGCCTGCCCATGAGATGATCGAGCTCGCCAAAAAGGCTGGACCGGAAGTGTCTTATTTGGAGAATTCTTTTGAAGAGGCATCCGGGAGTTTGGGGAAATACGATTGGATCTTTTGCCATAACATTTTTGAATATACGGAGAATCCACAGCCTTTTATCCAGCAGATCAGCAACTGTCAAGCCACAAATGGCTACTTGTCACTGATCGCTCATAATCCGGTGGCGAAGGTAATGAAAAAGGCTATTTTTAATAAAGATCCTGAAGATGCGCTTGCAAGTATAGGCAGCAGCCGGGAGTATAGCGGAATTATTCAAACGGATATCACAGTATATCCTTACTCTCAGTTAGTGGAATGGCTCAACGAAGCGGGTTATGAGATTGAAGGTCATTTTGGAATACATAATCTGTACGGATATATCGCTGATAATGAGCTTAAGCAGACTGAAGAATGGCATAACCAGACTATGCGGCTGGAGCTTGAAATCGGCAATCACAGTCCATACAGGGATATAGCCATATTTACACATATTATCGCTAAGAAAAGCAATTAA
- a CDS encoding chloramphenicol phosphotransferase CPT family protein, translating into MKKGNIILLNGVSSSGKTTVAKALLNKLPDYFHYSLDSFDLVIEQMEDRDNNRLIPVATEYYFHRTIAMFADTGVNLIVDHVIHDAFTREDWQKSLSGYPVMSVGVFCPLDELERREKERGDRRIGQAKEQLEFVHMEEVYDLKVDTFRDGLEGCVEKILQQMQAELE; encoded by the coding sequence ATGAAAAAGGGGAATATCATTTTATTAAATGGAGTTTCAAGCTCCGGCAAGACAACGGTAGCCAAGGCATTATTAAACAAACTGCCGGATTATTTCCATTATAGTCTAGATAGTTTCGACCTTGTCATCGAACAGATGGAGGACCGGGACAATAATCGGCTAATTCCTGTTGCAACAGAGTATTATTTCCACCGGACGATTGCGATGTTCGCGGATACCGGGGTTAATCTTATCGTGGATCATGTGATCCATGACGCCTTTACAAGAGAGGACTGGCAAAAAAGCCTGTCCGGATATCCGGTGATGTCTGTGGGTGTGTTTTGCCCGCTAGATGAGCTTGAGCGCAGGGAAAAGGAAAGAGGAGACCGCAGAATCGGGCAAGCCAAAGAGCAGCTGGAGTTTGTCCATATGGAAGAGGTGTATGACCTGAAGGTCGATACGTTTAGGGATGGTTTGGAAGGTTGTGTGGAGAAAATCCTTCAGCAGATGCAAGCAGAACTAGAATAG
- a CDS encoding AraC family transcriptional regulator gives MSEGEQLNIQYEHEIPVNAFVWSPNTFMQPLHYHSSLEIGCCISGKGWFHFGENTYPVQVGDVFIVNHSELHIAWSDEEDPSTYIFLNFDPGLLLTEDERLLIPFCYSNGLYQNRIPHSEPLAIELRQLIERVRSELVDKQEGYSSMVKATLLHICTLLLRNRSIPLQQKDWQKLTRTIREYRKLMDYIKEHYTEALTLQEVAKYLGVSPSRASHVFLEATGRHFKDCLLQVRLNEAKRLLVNTSLDVTEVCFSSGFQSVSTFYRLFGSIIGLSPIEYRQQYQTFRNI, from the coding sequence ATGAGCGAAGGAGAGCAATTAAACATACAGTATGAGCATGAAATACCCGTTAATGCTTTTGTTTGGTCACCGAACACATTCATGCAGCCCCTGCATTACCATTCCAGTCTAGAGATCGGCTGTTGTATTTCGGGAAAGGGATGGTTTCATTTCGGAGAAAACACGTACCCTGTTCAGGTTGGTGATGTATTCATAGTTAACCATTCGGAGCTGCATATTGCCTGGTCTGATGAAGAGGACCCAAGTACATATATCTTTCTGAATTTCGATCCAGGGTTGTTGCTTACAGAGGACGAGAGGCTCCTGATTCCTTTCTGTTATTCTAACGGACTCTATCAGAACCGGATTCCACACAGCGAACCCCTAGCCATTGAATTAAGACAACTCATCGAACGGGTCCGATCCGAGCTTGTCGATAAACAAGAGGGGTACTCCAGCATGGTAAAAGCAACACTGCTGCATATATGTACCCTCCTGCTTCGGAATCGCTCAATCCCACTGCAACAGAAGGATTGGCAGAAGCTGACACGTACGATCAGGGAGTACCGGAAACTGATGGATTACATTAAGGAACATTACACGGAAGCTTTAACCCTTCAGGAGGTTGCTAAATATCTGGGAGTCAGCCCCTCACGTGCAAGCCACGTATTTCTAGAAGCAACCGGGCGCCATTTCAAGGATTGCCTCCTGCAGGTCCGACTCAACGAGGCGAAGCGTTTACTCGTGAATACCAGCCTGGATGTCACCGAAGTATGCTTCTCAAGTGGGTTTCAAAGTGTATCGACGTTCTACCGTTTATTTGGATCAATCATTGGGCTTTCTCCAATTGAATACCGGCAGCAATATCAAACATTTCGCAATATTTGA
- a CDS encoding ADP-ribosylglycohydrolase family protein encodes MAGWDSLQRLVKEEVIQRRDEGCNTEGFIEKIETAGNDREQLMAIYEQLMRLPVRPDFPFAEPSELDEIRKERPEGPRVLHPQHSESVWRDKFYGAWLGRSVGCALGKPLEQWEYMAGSFGNPGWKNVQLWFQGADAWPITTYVPAQSRAQKEVGLNIANVSPKSLRENIRFMESDDDIRYTVLGLIMLEEKGLEWDSWDVGLLWHRVLSYSQVCTAETQAYLNFAQVTSHLNNLLKNEGNARNSDWEEQKDWVRTYLNPYREWIGAQIRADGLAYGAAGKPELAAELAWRDASFSHVKNGIYGEMFVAAMIAAAFSERDPERIVEIGLSEIPAASRLAKDVREAVAIARSTKDQVELVNRIWEAFKHYNPVHTNNNAALVAASLIFGQGDFEKAITTAVLGGWDTDCNGATVGSIMGAMLGAEAIPSSWTAPLNDILYAEINGFHPIPISECAARSFEVFKKLNPDSCC; translated from the coding sequence ATGGCAGGATGGGATAGTTTACAGCGCTTGGTGAAAGAAGAGGTTATTCAGCGCAGAGATGAAGGCTGCAATACAGAGGGCTTTATTGAAAAGATTGAGACGGCAGGCAATGATCGTGAACAATTAATGGCAATATATGAGCAATTGATGAGGCTACCGGTTAGACCCGATTTCCCGTTTGCCGAGCCGTCTGAATTGGATGAAATCCGTAAAGAACGTCCGGAAGGGCCGAGAGTGCTTCATCCGCAACATTCCGAGTCAGTCTGGCGGGACAAATTTTATGGAGCATGGCTTGGACGCAGTGTTGGCTGTGCACTTGGCAAACCCCTTGAGCAGTGGGAATATATGGCCGGCAGCTTCGGCAATCCAGGCTGGAAGAATGTTCAGCTTTGGTTCCAAGGTGCAGACGCATGGCCAATAACGACTTACGTACCTGCCCAATCCCGTGCACAAAAGGAAGTTGGCCTGAACATTGCTAATGTCTCCCCTAAGAGCCTGCGTGAAAACATCCGCTTCATGGAGAGCGACGATGATATCCGGTATACGGTCCTTGGCCTCATTATGCTGGAAGAAAAAGGGCTGGAGTGGGATTCTTGGGATGTGGGTCTGTTATGGCATAGAGTTTTGTCTTATTCTCAGGTATGTACAGCTGAAACGCAGGCGTATTTAAACTTTGCTCAGGTAACCTCACATCTTAACAATTTATTGAAAAATGAAGGGAATGCCCGGAATTCAGACTGGGAAGAACAGAAGGATTGGGTCCGTACCTATCTGAATCCTTATCGCGAATGGATCGGCGCCCAGATCCGGGCAGACGGATTAGCCTATGGCGCAGCCGGCAAACCGGAGCTAGCGGCTGAACTGGCATGGCGTGATGCTTCTTTCTCGCATGTAAAGAACGGCATATATGGAGAAATGTTCGTAGCCGCCATGATTGCTGCTGCATTCTCGGAACGCGATCCTGAGCGGATCGTCGAAATCGGCTTAAGCGAGATTCCTGCTGCCAGCAGATTGGCGAAGGATGTTAGGGAAGCCGTTGCGATTGCACGTAGCACGAAGGATCAAGTGGAGTTGGTTAACCGGATATGGGAAGCCTTCAAGCACTATAATCCGGTTCATACCAACAACAATGCGGCTTTGGTGGCGGCTTCACTGATCTTCGGTCAAGGGGACTTCGAAAAAGCCATTACCACAGCGGTTCTGGGTGGCTGGGATACAGATTGCAACGGGGCCACAGTCGGCTCTATTATGGGCGCTATGTTAGGAGCAGAGGCAATTCCTAGCTCATGGACTGCACCATTAAATGATATCCTGTATGCAGAAATCAATGGGTTCCACCCCATCCCGATTTCTGAATGTGCGGCCCGGAGCTTTGAGGTGTTTAAGAAGCTGAATCCAGATTCCTGTTGCTAA
- a CDS encoding PHP domain-containing protein, translated as MINRVYLDREKTKYKGNLHLHTTWSDGSLPAVQVVEAFKTKGYHFISITDHDIYARTEEFNTVDFVTLPGMERGGLNQVADKNPGYHFGVLNDPTADSELERFEHLEQFPVPIPWVGDHSPQLLIDEMRAHGNLVIFNHPEWHLTRFEDMVKYDGFFAIEIYNHATEWSTTSSYGAAYWDHALQNGKRVFGIAADDSHEHDPNWRIPEYGGGWVHVQSTALNPVDLVKSLKQGEFYSSSGPEIYDLRVVDGKLMIECSPCKFIMFKSFPQRGAFLGDFESGELLTQASMEVDKDMQYIRVECIDFSGKVAWSNPVFVSDLLQGGE; from the coding sequence ATGATTAATAGAGTTTATTTAGACCGGGAAAAGACTAAATATAAAGGCAACCTGCATCTTCATACCACTTGGTCGGATGGCAGTTTACCTGCAGTACAAGTAGTAGAAGCTTTTAAAACCAAGGGCTATCATTTCATTTCGATTACCGACCACGATATTTATGCCAGAACGGAAGAATTCAATACGGTTGATTTCGTCACTCTCCCAGGGATGGAACGAGGGGGATTAAACCAGGTTGCAGATAAAAATCCAGGCTACCATTTCGGTGTGTTAAATGATCCTACCGCAGATTCAGAGCTGGAAAGATTCGAACATTTAGAGCAGTTCCCGGTGCCGATTCCATGGGTAGGGGACCACTCGCCCCAACTGCTCATTGACGAAATGCGGGCGCACGGGAATTTGGTTATCTTCAACCATCCGGAATGGCACTTGACCCGATTTGAAGACATGGTTAAATATGATGGATTTTTTGCGATAGAGATTTACAACCATGCTACGGAGTGGTCGACTACAAGCTCTTATGGTGCAGCTTATTGGGATCATGCGCTGCAGAATGGCAAACGAGTTTTCGGTATTGCTGCGGATGATTCTCACGAACATGATCCAAATTGGAGAATTCCTGAATACGGAGGAGGCTGGGTACATGTGCAATCGACAGCGCTGAACCCAGTGGATCTTGTGAAAAGCCTGAAACAAGGTGAATTTTATTCCAGCAGCGGTCCGGAAATTTACGATCTGCGAGTGGTGGACGGTAAACTCATGATCGAGTGCTCTCCCTGTAAATTTATTATGTTTAAATCTTTCCCCCAAAGAGGAGCTTTTTTAGGGGATTTTGAGAGCGGTGAGCTATTGACCCAAGCGTCCATGGAGGTCGATAAGGATATGCAATATATTCGCGTGGAATGTATTGACTTCTCAGGGAAGGTGGCATGGTCCAACCCTGTATTTGTATCCGATTTGCTGCAGGGAGGAGAATAG
- a CDS encoding PHP domain-containing protein yields MKSKIYLDESKRKFKGNLHTHSTRSDGQYAPEVVIEAYKNKGYDFMCLSDHEIYFKSDSYDDDKFIMLDGYEMACEMSRKETGQQYHIHGLFDKSLGSEYGFQHDEEHAKPEYKSLDTIQALIEEMRHKGNLIIMNHPEWSRNRAEDLLKLENYFAVEIYNHQSEIDEAVGYGVRHWDYLLKNGRKVFGVAADDAHGGRIDEVISEFFGGWISVDADKLEQQTLITALKSGQFYSSQGPEILDLRVENGFLQIKCSPVKFIKFITHPSNGRALYNKDASPITSGEFKVEGTEQYIRVECIDFEGNIAWSNPIFPDELQ; encoded by the coding sequence ATGAAGTCAAAAATCTATTTAGATGAAAGTAAGCGCAAATTCAAAGGGAATCTCCATACCCATTCAACTCGCAGCGATGGTCAATATGCTCCTGAGGTTGTAATCGAAGCTTATAAGAATAAGGGTTATGACTTCATGTGTTTAAGCGATCATGAAATTTATTTCAAATCCGATAGCTATGACGACGACAAATTCATCATGCTGGATGGTTATGAAATGGCATGTGAAATGAGCAGGAAAGAAACGGGCCAGCAATACCATATACACGGGCTTTTCGATAAATCGCTAGGCTCAGAATATGGATTCCAGCACGACGAAGAACATGCGAAGCCGGAATATAAAAGCTTGGATACGATCCAGGCCCTGATAGAAGAGATGAGGCATAAAGGGAATTTAATTATTATGAATCATCCGGAATGGTCCAGAAACCGCGCTGAGGATTTGCTGAAGCTAGAGAACTATTTTGCGGTAGAAATTTATAATCACCAGTCCGAAATCGACGAAGCTGTCGGGTACGGCGTTCGCCATTGGGATTATTTACTGAAGAACGGGCGTAAAGTGTTCGGCGTGGCTGCCGATGATGCCCATGGTGGGCGTATAGACGAGGTAATATCGGAATTTTTCGGTGGATGGATTTCGGTCGATGCGGACAAGCTGGAGCAGCAAACGTTGATCACGGCGCTAAAGAGCGGACAGTTCTACTCTTCACAGGGGCCGGAAATTTTGGATCTGCGGGTAGAGAATGGCTTCTTGCAAATCAAATGCTCACCGGTAAAATTCATTAAGTTTATTACACATCCCAGTAATGGGCGTGCGTTATATAACAAAGATGCTTCTCCCATTACCAGTGGCGAGTTCAAGGTAGAGGGTACAGAGCAGTATATTCGCGTGGAATGCATTGATTTCGAAGGGAATATTGCATGGTCAAATCCAATTTTTCCGGATGAACTGCAATAG
- a CDS encoding MATE family efflux transporter encodes MNGSDMQFRKDMKRLVIPSVLQMLLGNSFSLINTLMVGGLGDTAIAITAAVGQISFILGMLLAAIYGISAYITQFYGVKDFVKVKKAFALMLISSILLSLVVFILVSMFKAPLISLFIQDESAIAYGVQYLSVIVFVFLINSIKDVFSNALGSIGKVKLTLIVGIMAMFVNILLDYALIYGKLGFPVYGIVGAAWSTLISSMLSAVILLGYVYWNKYYFNVTLKEILSIRWDFTRKIYITTLPLLFHEGMWSVGNMLYAVAFGHLGVAALATYQLALTFNRYFMMGIFGFAYAARVMIGEKLSQVESGEYLIYARKFTRIALYSGIVVGALILLLNPYIVHLFPNISIEVRTSFRHVMVIQAVVMIMFFLNNLWIVGMFRAGGDNLYTMKLVLVTTWLIALPLVFVGVYVFHLPVEIVYMLFVFEEVAKAGFGYFRYRSNKWARNLVRNM; translated from the coding sequence ATGAACGGTTCTGATATGCAATTTCGTAAAGACATGAAGAGGTTAGTCATCCCCTCCGTACTTCAAATGCTACTCGGGAATTCATTTTCTTTGATCAATACATTAATGGTCGGAGGATTAGGGGATACGGCGATTGCCATAACGGCTGCTGTGGGTCAAATCAGCTTTATTCTTGGAATGCTTCTTGCAGCGATTTATGGTATTTCAGCTTACATTACACAATTTTATGGAGTAAAAGACTTTGTGAAAGTTAAAAAAGCATTTGCTCTTATGCTGATCTCAAGCATCCTCCTTTCATTAGTTGTATTTATTCTAGTTTCTATGTTTAAAGCGCCGTTAATCTCACTTTTTATCCAGGATGAATCGGCAATCGCATATGGCGTTCAATATTTATCTGTGATCGTATTCGTTTTCTTAATTAATTCTATCAAAGATGTTTTTAGCAACGCATTGGGTTCGATAGGTAAGGTGAAGCTGACTCTGATTGTTGGGATTATGGCTATGTTCGTCAATATTTTACTGGACTATGCGCTTATTTACGGGAAGCTTGGTTTTCCTGTGTACGGTATTGTTGGAGCAGCCTGGTCAACCTTAATCTCCTCTATGCTCAGCGCGGTTATTCTATTAGGTTACGTCTATTGGAACAAATATTATTTCAATGTCACGCTGAAAGAAATTCTTTCTATCCGCTGGGATTTCACCCGAAAAATATACATAACCACACTGCCGCTCTTGTTCCATGAAGGGATGTGGTCGGTTGGCAATATGTTATATGCGGTAGCCTTTGGTCATTTAGGAGTGGCAGCTCTAGCAACTTACCAATTAGCGCTCACATTTAACCGATATTTCATGATGGGAATTTTCGGATTTGCCTACGCAGCCAGAGTCATGATTGGCGAGAAGTTAAGTCAAGTCGAATCGGGTGAATACCTTATCTATGCCCGTAAATTCACGCGGATTGCCCTCTATTCGGGTATAGTCGTTGGAGCTCTTATACTGCTGCTAAATCCGTACATTGTACATCTATTCCCCAACATTAGCATTGAGGTGCGAACCTCCTTCCGGCATGTGATGGTCATTCAAGCTGTAGTGATGATCATGTTCTTCTTAAATAACCTGTGGATTGTCGGCATGTTCAGAGCGGGCGGCGATAATCTGTACACAATGAAGCTAGTTTTAGTCACGACCTGGCTTATTGCTCTTCCGTTAGTGTTTGTTGGGGTGTATGTCTTTCACCTGCCCGTCGAGATCGTGTATATGCTGTTCGTATTCGAGGAAGTTGCGAAGGCAGGTTTTGGCTATTTCAGATACAGATCAAATAAATGGGCAAGAAATCTTGTTCGAAATATGTAG
- the phnW gene encoding 2-aminoethylphosphonate--pyruvate transaminase, with protein sequence MGDHYLLLTPGPLSTTPSVKAVMLKDWCTWDDSYKHIVQLIRSKLLHIGRASEARYTSVLMQGSGTFGIEATIGTVIPQDGKLLILANGAYGKRIEQIAGILGIGYRTLEFAPSQIIDVEQVDTLMKRDPAITHVAFVHCETTTGILNPLEQLVQTIKGHGKIAIVDAMSSFGGIPVEVEEWGIDYLVSSSNKCIQGVPGFSFVLCNKDELAKCKHNARSLSLDLYDQWQVMEQEEGKWRFTSPTHVVRAFSQALLELEAEGGVERRYVRYLENQQILVHLMESAGFKTYLPEALQSPIITTFRYPDFEHFSFESMYLFLKERGYVIYPGKLSDVQVFRIGSIGDVHLEDMVGLCAAILSYATNNGE encoded by the coding sequence ATGGGAGACCACTATTTATTATTAACACCGGGACCGTTATCCACAACACCTTCCGTCAAAGCAGTGATGCTGAAGGATTGGTGTACCTGGGACGACAGTTATAAACATATCGTTCAGTTGATTCGGAGCAAGCTGCTTCATATAGGCAGAGCATCGGAAGCCCGTTATACGTCAGTGTTAATGCAAGGAAGTGGAACCTTCGGAATCGAAGCAACCATTGGAACGGTTATTCCCCAGGATGGCAAACTCCTTATTCTGGCTAATGGAGCGTATGGCAAACGGATTGAACAAATTGCAGGGATACTCGGAATTGGTTACCGAACTTTAGAATTCGCCCCGAGCCAAATTATTGATGTAGAGCAAGTGGATACCTTGATGAAGCGAGATCCAGCGATAACCCATGTTGCGTTCGTACATTGTGAGACAACGACAGGCATTCTTAATCCGCTCGAACAGCTGGTACAGACGATTAAGGGACACGGGAAAATAGCTATTGTTGATGCCATGAGCAGCTTTGGAGGGATACCGGTAGAAGTTGAGGAGTGGGGCATTGATTACTTAGTCAGCAGCTCGAATAAATGTATTCAAGGCGTACCTGGCTTCAGCTTTGTTCTCTGTAACAAGGATGAATTGGCAAAGTGTAAGCACAATGCAAGGTCATTATCATTAGATCTGTATGATCAATGGCAAGTGATGGAGCAGGAGGAGGGGAAGTGGCGGTTCACCTCTCCGACGCATGTGGTACGGGCCTTCTCTCAGGCCTTGCTTGAATTAGAGGCAGAAGGCGGAGTCGAGCGGCGTTATGTCAGATATCTTGAGAATCAACAAATATTAGTTCATTTAATGGAAAGTGCGGGATTTAAAACATACCTTCCCGAAGCGCTGCAGTCGCCGATTATCACTACGTTCAGGTATCCGGACTTTGAGCATTTCAGCTTTGAGTCTATGTATCTCTTTCTGAAAGAGCGAGGGTATGTAATCTATCCAGGTAAATTAAGCGACGTACAAGTATTCCGGATCGGTTCAATTGGCGATGTGCATCTAGAAGATATGGTGGGTTTGTGTGCGGCAATATTGTCCTATGCGACAAACAATGGGGAATGA